A single region of the bacterium genome encodes:
- a CDS encoding bacteriohemerythrin — MAIKWRKELSTGLEWQDQQHQQILTRIDLLLEAMHVNKGDTVVADLLKFLHEYAQYHFSEEEKHMLESRCPIYEEHKRAHEEFVKNLMELQALYDRLGASTIVVMHLQRWLIDWLIEHIIHVDKQMAAEVRHD, encoded by the coding sequence ATGGCGATCAAGTGGCGCAAGGAACTCTCTACAGGTCTGGAGTGGCAGGACCAGCAGCACCAGCAGATTCTGACCCGCATTGATCTTCTTCTCGAAGCTATGCATGTGAACAAGGGGGATACAGTCGTGGCGGATCTTCTCAAGTTTTTGCATGAGTATGCGCAATACCACTTCTCAGAAGAAGAGAAACACATGCTCGAATCCAGGTGTCCGATCTACGAAGAGCACAAGCGCGCTCATGAGGAATTCGTCAAGAATCTCATGGAGCTGCAGGCGCTGTATGATCGTCTCGGCGCTTCCACTATCGTCGTCATGCATCTCCAGCGGTGGCTAATTGATTGGCTAATCGAACACATTATTCATGTGGACAAACAGATGGCTGCGGAAGTGCGTCACGATTGA